From Gigantopelta aegis isolate Gae_Host chromosome 11, Gae_host_genome, whole genome shotgun sequence, the proteins below share one genomic window:
- the LOC121385419 gene encoding 5-hydroxytryptamine receptor 4-like isoform X2 yields MNNSTAGSCVNIMSGTAFPRHVYGTPVVVVIIALLTCITVLAIAGNSLVIIAVRTYTRLQTLTNAYVVSLAIADISVGILVMPLEIYKHASTKEWNLGHLSCLYLYSITIMMCTASIYNIVCLTIDRYTATCRPFAHSQTSQHSVIMLILGSWLSPIFLSFVPVMTEWHTIGIEDKVNCIQFLGNNRVCFVIINRQFAVILSVLAFYLPAFVLMFLHWRMYLSAKEAIKKIQPSHDKTRQLINLREKKPAKTVLAIMGCFTTCWLPFYIINVADPFLNHTIHDNIWNGMLWLGYMHSVMNPFLLYAFNRSFRHAFRRLFVKYRIWKGPSHPGVHWMITTKTTSRMVIVSEMPVSNIYSSLSTCDCGPNTVIQKKEAENVSVPAPVCRAPVKKGFKARVQRLSYQRGTFQSNQRRNSKINRRLNSQRRNVQVLRGMAKRIVTQQKQDPKGKRRGSGGSPAKVPKEAS; encoded by the exons ATGAACAACTCGACAGCGG GGAGCTGTGTGAATATTATGTCCGGCACTGCGTTTCCCCGACATGTATATGGAACTCCAGTGGTAGTTGTTATCATCGCCCTGCTAACCTGCATCACTGTATTAGCGATCGCTGGCAACTCACTGGTCATCATCGCCGTCAGAACGTACACTCGACTACAGACACTGACCAACGCTTACGTGGTGTCCTTGGCCATAGCGGACATAAGTGTGGGCATCTTGGTGATGCCGTTGGAGATCTACAAACATGCGTCGACCAAGGAGTGGAACCTGGGGCACCTGTCATGCCTCTACCTATACAGCATAACCATCATGATGTGCACAGCGTCCATATACAACATCGTCTGCCTCACCATAGACCGATACACAGCCACATGCAGACCTTTTGCACACAGCCAGACGTCGCAACATTCGGTGATTATGCTGATTCTCGGAAGTTGGTTGTCGCCCATCTTTCTGTCCTTCGTTCCCGTGATGACCGAATGGCACACCATCGGTATAGAGGACAAGGTCAACTGCATTCAATTCCTTGGGAATAACAGAGTCTGCTTTGTGATCATCAACCGCCAGTTCGCCGTCATATTGTCCGTGTTGGCCTTCTACCTTCCAGCATTCGTGTTGATGTTTCTACACTGGAGGATGTATCTGTCCGCAAAGGAGGCAATAAAGAAGATACAACCGTCTCACGACAAGACCAGGCAGCTGATAAACCTCAGAGAGAAGAAACCGGCAAAGACCGTCCTCGCCATCATGGGCTGTTTTACCACCTGCTGGCTGCCTTTCTACATCATCAACGTAGCCGATCCGTTCCTCAACCACACGATCCACGACAACATCTGGAACGGAATGCTCTGGTTGGGATACATGCACTCCGTGATGAACCCGTTTCTCCTTTACGCCTTCAACAGGTCGTTCAGACACGCCTTTCGCAGACTGTTTGTCAAATACAGAATATGGAAGGGCCCATCCCATCCAGGTGTGCATTGGATGATTACAACGAAGACAACCTCTAGAATGGTCATTGTCTCTGAAATGCCCGTCTCCAATATTTACAGTTCATTGAGCACCTGCGATTGTGGACCGAATACAGTGATTCAGAAGAAGGAAGCTGAAAACGTTAGTGTACCTGCACCGGTTTGCCGTGCCCCTGTGAAAAAAGGCTTTAAGGCACGTGTTCAGCGGTTATCTTATCAGAGAGGAACTTTTCAAAGTAATCAAAGACGAAATAGTAAAATTAACCGAAGACTAAATAGTCAAAGACGAAATGTGCAAGTGCTTCGTGGCATGGCCAAGCGGATAGTGacccaacaaaaacaagatCCAAAAGGAAAAAGACGTGGTTCTGGTGGTTCTCCAGCCAAGGTTCCGAAGGAGGCATCGTAG
- the LOC121385419 gene encoding 5-hydroxytryptamine receptor 4-like isoform X1 produces MNNSTAGSCVNILSSTAFPRHVYGTPVVVVIIALLTCITVLAIAGNSLVITAVRTYTRLQTLTNAYVVSLAIADISVGILVMPLEIYKHASTKEWNLGHLSCLYLYSVTIMMCTASIYNIVCLTIDRYTATCRPLEHSQTSQHSVIMLILGSWLSPIFLSFVPVMTEWHTIGIEDKVNCIQFLGNNRVCFVIINRQFAVILSVLAFYLPAFVLMFLHWRMYLSAKEAIKKIQPSHDKTRQLINLREKKPAKTVLAIMGCFTTCWLPFYVINVADPFLDHTINRNIWNGTLWLGYMQSVMNPFLLYVFNRSFRHAFRRLFVKYGIQKGASHPGMHWRNTTETTSRMAIVSGMPVSDISSSGSTWDCGPNTVILKEQVPNANVAAPVRPAPVKQVSKTRFHQAAYLRGTFQSNQRRNSKINRRLNSQRRNVQVLRGMAKRIVTQQKQDPKGKRRGSGGSLAKVPKKAS; encoded by the exons ATGAACAACTCGACAGCGG GGAGCTGTGTGAATATTCTGTCCAGCACTGCGTTTCCCCGACATGTATATGGAACTCCAGTGGTAGTTGTTATCATCGCTCTGCTAACCTGCATCACTGTTTTAGCAATCGCTGGAAACTCACTGGTCATCACCGCCGTCAGAACGTACACTCGACTGCAGACACTGACCAACGCTTACGTGGTGTCCTTGGCCATAGCGGACATAAGTGTGGGCATCTTGGTGATGCCGTTGGAGATCTACAAACATGCGTCGACCAAGGAGTGGAACCTGGGGCACCTGTCGTGCCTCTACTTATACAGCGTAACCATCATGATGTGCACGGCGTCCATATACAACATCGTCTGCCTCACCATAGACCGATACACAGCCACATGCAGACCTCTTGAGCACAGCCAGACGTCGCAACATTCGGTGATTATGCTGATTCTCGGAAGTTGGTTGTCGCCCATCTTTCTGTCCTTCGTTCCCGTGATGACCGAATGGCACACCATCGGTATAGAGGACAAGGTCAACTGCATTCAATTCCTTGGGAATAACAGAGTCTGCTTTGTGATCATCAACCGCCAGTTCGCCGTCATATTGTCCGTGTTGGCCTTCTACCTTCCAGCATTCGTGTTGATGTTTCTACACTGGAGGATGTATCTGTCCGCAAAGGAGGCAATAAAGAAGATACAACCGTCTCACGACAAGACCAGGCAGCTGATAAACCTCAGAGAGAAGAAACCGGCAAAGACCGTCCTCGCCATCATGGGCTGTTTCACCACCTGCTGGCTGCCTTTCTATGTCATCAACGTGGCCGATCCATTCCTCGACCACACAATCAACCGCAACATCTGGAACGGCACGCTCTGGTTGGGATACATGCAGTCCGTGATGAACCCGTTTCTCCTTTATGTCTTCAACAGGTCATTCAGACACGCCTTCCGCAGATTGTTTGTCAAATACGGAATACAGAAGGGTGCATCCCATCCAGGTATGCATTGGAGGAATACGACGGAGACAACGTCTAGAATGGCCATTGTCTCGGGAATGCCCGTCTCTGACATTTCCAGTTCAGGGAGCACATGGGATTGTGGACCGAATACAGTGATTCTGAAGGAGCAAGTGCCAAACGCTAATGTAGCTGCACCGGTTCGTCCTGCCCCCGTAAAACAAGTCTCTAAAACACGTTTTCACCAGGCAGCTTATCTAAGAGGAACCTTTCAAAGTAATCAAAGACGAAATAGTAAAATTAATCGAAGACTAAATAGTCAAAGACGAAATGTGCAAGTGCTTCGTGGCATGGCCAAGCGGATAGTGacccaacaaaaacaagatCCAAAAGGAAAAAGACGTGGTTCTGGTGGTTCGCTAGCCAAGGTCCCGAAGAAGGCATCGtag